CTGGACGATCTCCTGGCAGGGCACAGGCAATACCGCGGAAGACTTTCCCGGCGCTACCTCCATCTACACCGGGTTAAAAACTGCCGTGGAACAGGCCGGTGGCAATGTGGTGCTGAGCGAGAACGGCGACTACACCGCAGACACCTTCACCAATGGAGAAGCCCCGGATGTGGCGATTGTGGTCTACGGTGAAAACCCCTATGCAGAATGGCATGGCGACCTGGCCAGTATTGAGTATCAGCTGGGCAGCAAGGAAGACCAGGACCTGCTGAAAAAGCTCAAGGACCAGGGCATCCCCGTAGTCAGCGTGTTTATCTCCGGCCGGCCGCTGTGGGTGAACAAGGAAATGAACCTGTCCGACGCCTTTGTCGCCGCCTGGCTTCCGGGCTCCGAAGGTGCCGGGGTGGCGGACGTGATCCTGACCGATGCCGAGGGCAACAAGCAGTACGACTTCACCGGTCGACTCTCCTTCAGCTGGCCGGAACAGGTACACCAGACCGTGATCAATCGCCACGACGAAGGCTACGCGCCCCTGTTTGGCTACGGTTATGGCCTCACCTACAACGACAACACCCAGATCGCCAACAACCTCAACGAGAACGGCGAGTCCTATGTGGATGGCAAGCTGGAAGACGCCTGGCTGATGGTTTCCCGTCCGCGCGCGCCGTGGAAGCTGTTTATCGCCGACAGTGATCGCGATCCGCTGTGGGTCAGTGGCAACCTGGCGAAAAGCGACGATGAAAACATCACCGTGGCTTCCATCGATATGCTGTCCCAGGAAGATGCGCGCCAGATCACCTGGAAAGGCCTGCGCGCGGGCAGTGTTCTGCTGCAGAGTAAAAAGCCCCAGGACCTCACCCGCTACCTCGACGAGCACTCCGCCCTGACCCTGGATATCCGTGTCGACAACGAGCCCGACGCCCCGGTATCCCTGCAGATTGCCTGCGATGCAAATGCGGCCGATTGCGCCGGCAACCTGCCGCTGCAGCAACCGTTGACCGAACTGCCAACGGGCGAGTGGTCCGAAATATCCATCGACCTGCAGTGCTTCGCCGACGCAGACTTCAGCCAAGTCTCCAATGGCCTAGCCCTGCGCAGTGAAGGCGCGCTCTCGCTGGCGGTAGCCAATATCAAGTTCGTACCCGGTGCTGCAGAAAGTGCCGCCATCCGCTGCGAGGGGTAATACAGTCTGTGAAGGAAGTACTGACCAGAAAACAGGGCGTATTGGAGAGCGTGCTAGCCGGTCTGCTGATGGCGGGCCTGCTCTCCGGCAATGTCCAGCACGCGGGGGCGGCGGAATCACGTTCCGCCGCCCCTGAAACAGAAGCTTCGCACGAAGTGGAACCCGTTCAGCTGGTAAAAGGCCCCCTGTCCATTGCGGTATCACCACAATACGGGGGAAGAATTACCGGGTTGAGCCTGAACGGCAGGAATCTACTGACGCAAAATGCAACAGATGGCAACAACTTCGGTTCGACGTTCTGGTTAAGTCCGCAGAGCCTCTGGAACTGGCCACCAGTAGCCGCACACGATTCTGCCCCTTACCGCATCACCGCGCAGGATGCGCATACCCTCAGTATGCAAGGCCCGACCGGAGCTGGCGCGCGAGTGGGTAAATCCATCTCAATGCTGACCGGCAACCGCGCACGGGTGAAATACCGTATCGAGGCGGAACAGGACTTTGACGAGATCGCTGCCTGGGAAATCACGCGTGTACCCAGCCGCGGTCTCGCTTTTGCCCCGGTCGCAATGGACACAGTCCAGACCGTGCGTGGCAGTATGCAGTACCTGCAGGACGCCGCGGGCGTACTATGGCTACCCATGGACAACAGGGCACAACATAAAGAGGGGAAGATTATTGCCAATGGCAGCGAAGGCTGGCTCGCCTACGCCGTGGACGGCCTGTTGTACCTCAAGGTGTACCCGAAGATAGACGCAGAGGAAATGGCCACGGGCGAAGGTGATATCGAGTTGTACCTGAGTGGCGTCAAACCCTACCTGGAACTGGAAGTACAGAGTGCCGCACAGGCGCTGACACAGGGTGAGGTGCTGGACTGGTCGGTTGAGTGGCTACTGTTGCCCATTCCAGGCGATGTTGAGGTTCACAGTGGATCCCGGTCGCTACTGGACTTCGCCCGAGAACAGGTTTCAGCGCTGTAAACATAGAAAACGGGACATCTGTCACAATTTTGTCGGGGATGGTAAATTAGCGGGAGCTTTGCACGTCATCAGCAAAACCATACAGAATAAGGGGTGCCCATGGTTCAGCTCGTTGTCGACTCCGGTTGTGACCTTCCCGATGAAATTCTGCGCAAATACGCCATACCGGTCCTACCCCTCAGTGTGAGCCTGGGTAATGACACTTTCGGCGATCAGCGCAACCCTGCGCAGATGGCGCACTTCTATTCCCTTTCACTGGCAGACCGCAGCCACCAGATCAGCTCAGGCCCTGCGTCCGTAGAAGCGATCCAGGATGTCGTACAAAAATTGCTCGATCAGGGCGCAGATGACATCGTCATCCAGACCATTAATGGCAACAACAGCCCTACCCACGCCAATGCGCGTCTCGTAGCACAACTGCTCGGCAGTGATTCGGCAAAAGTTCACGCGGTAGATTCCCATACCCTTTTCGCCGGGCAGGGACTGCTGGCGCTATACACACTGTCACTGATTCAGCGAGGACTCACCGGCGAGCAGATCCAATCTCGCGCGGAAGAGTTTGGCCGCAAAGTCGTGGGCTACGCCGCGATAAAAGATGTGTTCTATCTCCGCGAGCGCGGACGGCAGAAAAATGAAAAAAGCGTGAGCTGGCTGAAGGCCGCGATGGCGCGCTCACTCGACCTGCATCCTATCCTTTCCATGGACTATCAGGGCTCATCGGTTGTAGATACCGTACGCGAATATGGGAATTGTTCCCAGCGACTTTTTGAGCTGGCCACGACCGCCATTCTAGAAGGCAAGCTCCAGATGCCCGCGGTGGTGGTGAGTATTGCAGGCCATGTGGATCAGCTGGAAAAAGTATCCGGTTTCGAGACATTTATCGAAGTCGCAAAACAGAATCAGGTTAAAGTTTTTCGGTCGGTAATGAGCCTGTCCGGGGGGATCAATCTGGGCCCCGGCACGGTATCTCTAGCGTTCGCCACCAAGTAATACCAAGTCATCAACAAATTCAAACCAATAGCCACTCTGGTTTCCAGATAGCCAGGGTGGTATGTGCGCCACCTACTCCCGTGCCGTCATCTGTTTCTTTTCTGATTCCGCCCCCTGACACACTGTTCTTCTCATGCCATGTAATTTTCGTTGAGAAAAGGTAATCACCTGCCAATTCTCTCCCCCAGCCTCACGTATCCACCGTCCATGCCTATATTTTCCAGACATTTGCAATATAAAGAACTATCTCTGCGCGAGTTCTGATTGAAACGTCGTCTGTTGCAGCTGCCGAAAGGAATTTCAATAAATTCGGTGGACTTGCACAGCGCGTTTTCCCCACGAAGGGAATGGCACGATCAATAGTTTCCCCCGGAAATACGCAGAAGAGTTTCGCAATGGAAGTGCGATAGGAATGATGAAAAGGAAGTTTCTGGACTACACACTGCTTGGTCTGATCTCAGGCATAGCGCCACCAATGGCGATTCAAGCCAAAGCAGAGCCGGTAACGCCCCCGTCACCGAGTGCCGCTCCGGCAGTACACAATTCTCCATCTTCCAATGACAATGTCGCGGTAATCCGTCCCCAATCGGAGGGCACCATATGGGCAACGGAAGATCCGCAGCTGGGCGTTCCGGAGCTTGCCATCAGCAGCCCCTCGGTTGTCGCTTTCGATGGCGGACGCATCACCGAGCCGGTGCGATTCATGGTGCGCAGCAACTACACCGCCTTCATCCATAAACTGGAAGTCAGTATCTATCGCCCCGGTGACAACGACCTGGTTGATCCCATCGCCATTGTTCCCGTACCGGTGGCGGCGGTCAGCGAGGGGTACTGGGACGGTGCCCTGCCACCTGACGTGCCGCTGCAACATGGCGATCAATTGATCTATGTGCTGCGCGCTTACGGACAGAACGATATTTACGATGAAACCTTCCCGCGCATGCTGCAGCTGGTACGCAGGGACGAAGCCCATCGTCACAGCCAGCAGATTCTCGACAGCGCCGATGGCAACCTGAAAAATCTACTCAACACAGACCAGGCGATGACGCAGAGCATGCTCAGCGAAGTGTTCTCGGAAACCGAACTACGCCTGCAGAACATTCCGGTCTATGGCGCCCGGGTACGCATTCAGGGACGAAATCTGCCCGCCGGAACCCTGTACATCAACGGCTACAGCTATCCGGTAGATCTGGAAAACAAATTTGCGGCAGAGTTCCTGATGCCCATCGGACAACATACATTCGATATTGATCTACAGGGAGAAGAAGGCACTCGCCGGCGGCAAATCACCGTCGATGTGACCGGTGAATACTTCTTTGGCGTCGCCATTGCCGATATCACGCTCTCGGAAAATGACATCAATGGTAACGACGCACTATTCATGGCGGATGAACGCTATGACGGCTACGCCGATGACGACATCCTCAAACAGGGGCGGTTGGCTTTCTACCTGAAAGGAAAAACCCGGGGGAAGTACCTGATTACCGCACAAATGGATACCACCGAGCGTCAGCTGGACGACCTGTTCAGCGACTTCGGGCAGGCCTACCCCAGAGATATTTTCCGGCGCCTGGACCCGGATTACTACTATCCCACCTACGGTGATGACTCCACCACCTACCGTGACGTCGACACTCAGGGGCGTTTCTATCTGCGCGCAGACTGGGACCAGAACCAGGCCCTGTGGGGCAACTTTGCCACGGGCATGACCGGCACCGATTACGCGCAGTATGTGCGCTCACTGTATGGAGCGGCGTTCACCTGGCGTTCGCGCAATATCAACTACTGGGGCGACCCGCTTACCGAACTGCGAGGATTCGGCTCCGAGGCTGAAACCGCGCCAGGACACAATGAATTTCTCGGCACTGGCGGCAGTCTCTATTACCTGAAAAACCAGGACATCCTGCCGGGGTCCGATAAAGTAGTACTGGAAATTCGCGACGTCACCACCGGGCGAGTAGAAAACCGGGTCAACCTGACCCGCGGGGTAGATTACGAAGTCGATGAAATCCAGGGGCGTATTATCCTCACCCGCGCACTGGCTCAGATCACCCGCCAGAATGTTCCCACCCTGACACGCGATGCACCACTGGACGGTTTTGAGCAACGTCTGATCGTGGACTACGAGTGGGTACCTTCCGAGTTTGACGACGACGAAATCACCAGCGGCGGTCGCGTCAAACAGTGGCTCAACAACTATTTCGCGGTCGGCGGCACCTACGTGGATGAGAACCGTGCCGGGGAAGACTACAACCTGAAGGCGGGGGATATCACCCTGCAAGCGGGACGGGGCACGTATGTGCGGATGGAATATTCCTCCACAGAGTCATTCAGCGCCCCCACTTACTATTCGGATAACGGTGGCTTTAACTTCGCGCCATTGAATACTCTCCAGGCCGCTACTGGTAACCACGAAGGGGACGGACAGCTAATAGAAGCGCGCGCCAATCTCCAGGAGCTTGGCGCAACGACACTACCGTGGGCCGTAGGCGGCTGGTGGCGGGAAATGGAGGCGGGCTTTTCAGTCAATCGCTACAGTCCGCTGATGAATACCACGGAACAGGGCGCGGAAATACTGGGCGATATATTC
The Microbulbifer celer DNA segment above includes these coding regions:
- a CDS encoding DUF4380 domain-containing protein, translated to MKEVLTRKQGVLESVLAGLLMAGLLSGNVQHAGAAESRSAAPETEASHEVEPVQLVKGPLSIAVSPQYGGRITGLSLNGRNLLTQNATDGNNFGSTFWLSPQSLWNWPPVAAHDSAPYRITAQDAHTLSMQGPTGAGARVGKSISMLTGNRARVKYRIEAEQDFDEIAAWEITRVPSRGLAFAPVAMDTVQTVRGSMQYLQDAAGVLWLPMDNRAQHKEGKIIANGSEGWLAYAVDGLLYLKVYPKIDAEEMATGEGDIELYLSGVKPYLELEVQSAAQALTQGEVLDWSVEWLLLPIPGDVEVHSGSRSLLDFAREQVSAL
- a CDS encoding DegV family protein codes for the protein MVQLVVDSGCDLPDEILRKYAIPVLPLSVSLGNDTFGDQRNPAQMAHFYSLSLADRSHQISSGPASVEAIQDVVQKLLDQGADDIVIQTINGNNSPTHANARLVAQLLGSDSAKVHAVDSHTLFAGQGLLALYTLSLIQRGLTGEQIQSRAEEFGRKVVGYAAIKDVFYLRERGRQKNEKSVSWLKAAMARSLDLHPILSMDYQGSSVVDTVREYGNCSQRLFELATTAILEGKLQMPAVVVSIAGHVDQLEKVSGFETFIEVAKQNQVKVFRSVMSLSGGINLGPGTVSLAFATK